The Clostridia bacterium nucleotide sequence CTGCTTTTACTATCAAATCTGTCTGATTTTCCACCAGCAGTTATATTTTTCGTTATTTTCCTCCAACTGTTTTGTCCATGAAATTTTTGAATTTAAATAGAAACAAAAGAATATCCATAGCAAAATTGCAAGGATAATTATGAATATGATTCCAAATATATTATTATTGGTTATGAAAAACCACAGGATGCCCACTGTAGCGAAAACACATAATAAAAGGCAGGAAAAGCATTTTACTGAAATATTGATTTTTTTAAAAGGATTGGTTTTTTTATATGCCATTCTAAAATGTAACCCCCTAACTTTTTTTGGGGAAAAGTGTTAGTTTATATTTATTATACTACTAGTTCATTTATTTTGCTATAAGTACATAAAAGTGTTAAAATAAATTAATGGAAATTAGTAATGAAAGTGTAAGAAACAGGAGGTTTATATATAAAGATGTTTGGACTTTTAAAGAAAATTTTTGGAGATCAGAACAAAAAAGAATTAAAATTGATAACACCTATAGTAGACCAAATAGAACAACTAGAACCTGACATGAAAAAATTGACGGATGAACAGCTGGCAGCCAAGACTCAAGAGTTTAAAAAAAGAATAGCAGATGGCGAAAGCTTGGATGATATACTCCCTGAAGCATTTGCCGTTGTGCGGGAGGCTTCTGTCAGGACGTTGGGCATGAGACACTTTAGGGTACAGCTGATTGGAGGTGTGGTACTGCATCAGGGGAGAATAGCCGAGATGAAGACTGGTGAAGGAAAGACCCTTGTTGCAACCTTGCCTGCCTATCTCAACTCCCTCACCGGCAAAGGCGTGCACATAATAACTGTCAATGATTACCTTGCAAAGAGGGACAGCGAATGGATGGGCAAGATATACGAGTTTTTGGGACTTAAAGTAGGCCTGATACAACATGATATGGATTCTAAAGATAGACGGGAGGCCTATGCTGCAGATGTCATCTATGGAACCAACAATGAATTTGGATTTGATTATCTGAGAGATAACATGGTTATATACAAAGAGAATATGGTACAGAGAGAATTAAATTATGCCATAGTGGACGAAGTGGACAGCATACTGATAGATGAAGCCAGAACACCCCTCATAATCTCAGGCAAAGGGGATAAATCCACCGATATATATTATAAAGTGGACAGATTTGTTTCCAGACTCAAGAGAGAGACCGATTATACAGTGGATGAAAAGGCCAGGACGGTAAATCTTACAGACGAAGGAATAACAAGAGTAGAATCATATTTTGGGATAGAGAATT carries:
- the secA gene encoding preprotein translocase subunit SecA yields the protein MFGLLKKIFGDQNKKELKLITPIVDQIEQLEPDMKKLTDEQLAAKTQEFKKRIADGESLDDILPEAFAVVREASVRTLGMRHFRVQLIGGVVLHQGRIAEMKTGEGKTLVATLPAYLNSLTGKGVHIITVNDYLAKRDSEWMGKIYEFLGLKVGLIQHDMDSKDRREAYAADVIYGTNNEFGFDYLRDNMVIYKENMVQRELNYAIVDEVDSILIDEARTPLIISGKGDKSTDIYYKVDRFVSRLKRETDYTVDEKARTVNLTDEGITRVESYFGIENLADIENMGLQHHINQALKAHGLMKKDIDYIVKDDQVIIVDEFTGRLMTGRRYSDGLHQAIEAKEGVKIKRESKTLATITFQNYFRMYKKLAGMTGTAATEEDEFRGIYGLDVVVIPTHKPMIREDLPDVVFKTELGKFKAVVKEIEARHAQGQPVLVGTVSVEKSEILSDMLKKKGIPHQVLNAKHHEKEAEIIKKAGQRGAVTIATNMAGRGTDIVLEEGVAELGGLFVLGTERHESRRIDNQL